The Ornithorhynchus anatinus isolate Pmale09 chromosome X5, mOrnAna1.pri.v4, whole genome shotgun sequence nucleotide sequence TTTATTATTGCTTACAATCTCAATATTTTCATTTACTGTTTACCAGCCTGATAAAATGAAGTTGGAAAAAATAGGCTACTTTTAGGCTACTATGTCAAGATCGCACCCATGTCTATTCCATTTCTCTAATTCCATAGGTTTAAACTGTATTTTTATTACTGATTATCAGTTCAAATCCCTATAAGTGATTTTTATTACTGATTATCAGTTCAAATCCCTATAAGTGATTTTTATTACTGATTATCAGTTCAAATCCCTATAAGTGTTGGCCTTTCTCCTTGGCATCCAGGTGGGAGATCACCAGTTCAAATTTCTGATTTCCCTTTCTGGCACTGTGGAATCAGTAAATTCAGCCTCCAGATCACCTCAAATCACCTCACACCACTTCCCCAGCCAATTAAAGGAGCTTTATTGACAAGAGCAAATGGAGCACAGTTCTCAGCTGGAAAAGCAGTGGCCAGTGGAAAACTGAAAGCATGTGTGATGATAGTGAGGAACCGAGGTAAGCTGCAGGGTGTTTTAAGCTATGGAAATGGAAAGGACTGTACATGAATCAAAAAGCATTACAAATTTTGGTTCCCTTTTCACTCAGCTAAACAAGCACAGCATTTCAAGATTCACCACCATCACTGGCTTGCAGGATTGCAAGCCCCGCCAGCTCTTCCAAACCTGCAACTCTCTCCTGAAGTTCCCGGTCCTGCTACCACCTCCCTCACTAATTACTGAGGACCTTACCACCTATTTTGCTTATTAAATCGAAACCCTCCAGGGTGATTGTCCCAAAGTTTCTCCATTAGCCTTCAACACTCTACTGCTGCTACttcatctttctcctgcttcccagatgTTTCTCAAGAGgaagaatgtgtttaccaactctgttatattgtactctcctaagcgcttagtatggtgctttgcacacagtaaatgcccaataaatatgattgattgattgagttctccctcctgctctctaaatccaccccctctatctGCACCCATACTATCTCACCTCCTAAAGTaattaactcctactcccttcccctccctcactgctaCTTTCCACCTCACTCTCGGGTGGTTCCTTATCCTCTGTCTTCAAATGTGTTCAAGTCTCTCCCATTCTAAAAAAGCCCTCTATCCTACTGCTCTCTTCAGTGATCGCCCTGTTCATATTCTTGTCCAGACTCCTGGAATGGCTCATATCCAGCGGCTCCCTTCATTTTTTGTCCAACAATGATCTTCTTGGCTCTCTGCAGGCAGGCGTTACTCCACTGAAACTGGTCTCTCCAAGGTCCCCAATGCCTCctcgtagtcagggaatgtgtcttccaactctattatattcattcattcattcaatcgtatttattgagcaaagcactgtactaagcgcttgggagagaacgacactacaataaacagacatgttccctacccacaacgagcttatggtctatcatacctcaagtgcttaatacagtgttttgcatgcagtaagcactcaataaatatgatcaattgattgactgacctcctgGAGCCAAGTCCAAAGGACCCTATTCCGTCCTAATCTTCTTTGGTCTATCACTGCTTTTGACACCGTAGACCTCTGTTTCTTCCTTGGAACATGATCAGGTCTCAGTTTTGCTGGTTTCTCCTTCCTGACTGCTCCTTGTCTGTTTCACTAGATCCTTTTCCACCTTTCATCCATCCCATAAAAATTGTGAATAGTCTGTGAGGATCCATTCTGGATGGCCTAGTCTTTTCACACTACACTCACTTTCTCAGGGAGCTCATCAGCTCCTAAGGATTCACTCACTAAAGGTAGATCGATGGGCAGAGCAAGTGGGCCCCATGCTCCAGGCCTTGTGTTTAGGTGAACGTTGAAGGTAAGAGAACCCCAAAGGACCAACGATGCTGTAGAAGCaaccctgttctccatctcccaaTTCCATCCATCAACTCCCTCTTCTTTGTCCTCCCaggcttcttttccccagcttctgtGTCTGCCTCACCTCTCCTTATCCCATGTTCTTTACCTTGACATTGCATCCTCACTCTCCTCTGCCCTCAACGTTTACTTGCTGACAGAACCCATATTATGGAGGTGGCCCTTGCTGATGTCCACCTCCTGCTTCCAGCTGATGAGCTGGTGAACCATATTCCTTCCCCGCCCTCtgtccccaccttcctctctgaAATATCTCTTACCTGGCTTCTGTGTGCTCATCTTCCTTCACTCCAAAGCCTCCCCACTGCCCTCTGCTAGCCCTTTCTATGCCCATATTTCCACCCAGCACAGCTAGTTTGTAAAGAAAACTTATTCtcctctcaccttccccttcaCTGGCTTGCAGCTCCCACTTCCTATAGTACTGCCAAAGATGTGGCTGAGACTGCGGGAGAAATGAACCCTGGGAAGGGACGATGGTACCCTGCCCTGATCTTACTATGCCCAATTTGTTCCTATTCCCATGGGTTTGTAACCTCACCAGGAAAGGAGCAGGTGTAAGGGgcacaaactaaaaaaaaaaaagccactttaGGTGGAGCCATTTATGGGCAAGGACTTGCCTAGTAAGAGGATGGGAGTGGTGGGTGGGGAAATGTGAGGACACAgaatgggggacgggggagaggtagGTGCATAGAGAAGTCGGGGAATGAAAATTTCAAATAGCTGCAGGGCAACATCAGAGTGAGTTCCTAGTAATCTGGGTTCATCAGCGAGTGAAATATGCCACATTGGGTGGTTGTGAACATTAAGTCCTCTAAAACTGTTGGCAAAGATAAAAAACGCTGTAAACTTTTACTTGTTGCCTTCATCCGTAACTCATTTGGATGATCTACGTATGCAAATTCTTAGCTAATTCCAGTTCTCTAAATAAACTTTATCTTCAGTTATCTGGAAAATTCAAGTCATTGGCTAGTTCATTCTAAAATACATTTGTAGGCCCCAGTGAACCTAAATGTGTGCAGATTTATGCTGAGTGCAATGCTAGAACAaaactctgaataataataatgacaataatagcatttgttaagtacttactatatgccaagtactgtactaagctctggggtagagataagataatcgggggcacacagtctaagtaggagggagaaaagctattgaatccccattttgcagatgagggaactgaggcacagagaagtgaaatgacttagccaaggtcacagagcagagtagtggaggagccaggaactgactcccagttctgtgttcttttcactaggacacactgcttccctatgaaGGCACCATGAAAAGTTGGTCTCAAAATTCCCAAGTTTGACCTAATGCAAAAAGGGAAACCAGAGAATATGGAAGAGTAAAAAGAAAGAAGTCCCTCTCCTGAGACAAAAAACTACACTACAGGTGATGGTCTcctaatgacaatagtaataattacagtagttctttagcacttaccacgtgccaaggactgtactaagttaatcaagttggacacggtccctgaaccacagcccaaataggagggagagcagatcattattttgccagatgaggaatttgaggcacagaaaagttaagtgcccaagctcacacagcaagcaagtggtagcatcaggatttgaaaccaggtccactggctcccagttctgtgctctttccactaggccacactgcttcctagggTGTCTTCTGACATCCAAATGCATTGTTAAGGTGTCCCTGGGCAAGGGCCAGCTTTGGCTTACTGGGTTCCTGGCTCCAAACTATTCAGCCAAACAAGATCCAGAAAAAGTCAAACTATGCAAACTGAAATCATCAGCGTTGCCCGATACAGTGCACACTGAATGTCGGAAAATGAACATAAACCACTGTTTGCAAACGCTCCACCTGAGAAATAATAAGCCTGAAGCTTATGAGGCCCCATGAAAAACGCAAAAAGATCTAGTAACGTATTATGCATATCACTCACTGAAAAGAAAAGGGCTTTTTGTAGGCTTGTCATACATAAAAAAAGCCAAGAATGACTAATGTCAAAAGGAAGAATTCCCACAGGATGGAGAGGTCTAGAATAACATCTTTCTCTGGTAGCACACTGGAACAATGCCAGCAGTGAAATTTACTGAGTCTGAAGGTCATTTTGGAGAAGTTACAGAATAACTCACCTTACATAATTCAAGGAAACAAGATTCTGAGATTCAGCCACTCTGGCCCTACAAGAGTCCACCATGGATAAGAAAGTTGGCTACGCTATTCCAATTTCTGTCTGACGAAGCCATACTGCCCAGACTAGTGCATGTTTTTCAAAACGATCAGAACATAGCAGTAGGGAGCTTTCTGAGACTATCAGATAAATcttgtttcctttatttcctTCATTTTCTAGCCAAATACCCTTTTCTACTTCTGGTTCCTATATACAGTGGCCCTACAGCCCCCATGCTCTTTTCTGCGGTGCCAGGTCTGCAGCAGTGTGTTTCTAAGTGTGCATTTACCATAACATTTCTTCATCCCTCAAATGGCAATtcaaaaattattatcattatagtatttgttaaggacttactatatgtcaaacacagtggtagagacaaaataatcaagttgaatacagtccctgcccacccaggcctcactgtctaagagggagaaaagacaggtattgaatccccattttacagatgaggaaaatgaggcaaagagaagtcaagtaattgcctgaggtcacgcagcaggcaagtggcagaacaggtcctctgattcccaggcctgtgctcttttcactaggccattttgcttcctcAAGTGGAATAATGCTGTTgtttatagaaataataataattaataattatggtatttgttaactgcttactatgtgcaaagcactgttctaagcgctggggttgatacaaggtaatcaggttgccctacgtggggctcacagtcttaatccccattttacagatgaggtaactgaggcacacaaaagttaagtgacttgcccaaagtcacacagccaataagtggcagaaacgggattagaacccatgacctctgactcccaggcccatgctctttccactaagccacgctgcttctctattttgggAACACCAAATTGCACCCTTTTTAAAGTGTAAGAACAGGAAGAGAAGCACTTTGGTTGTAGAACCTAGGCCGATTGGCTAGGAGGCgattagaagggggaaacagtggCTTCTAGGAGATGCAGTCCTGCAGATTCTCAGCAGGGTACTAAGGTAGGAGGCAAATTATTTTCTTGGATTTTGCAAACCACTCTCATCACAAGGAACCTCTCTCATTCATACATCTCTGTATGCATAAATACGTGCATACACCTACTTAGAAAGAAGAAGAGGTTATGTGGCTCACATGCCCCCTTTAAAGCAGAACCACACTTAACCCATTCCTgacagaatcagtgtggcctagtggaaagagcaaaggcctgagagacAAGAAACCTGGTTCTAATTTCTTGttccaccattcatctgctgtgtgaccctgggcaagtcacccaacttctctgggcctcagtttcctcatctgtaaaatgggggctcaatacctattcttccttctattaaaactgagccccctgggggacagggactgtgtctaacctgatcatcttgtatctatcccagcctctataacatagtaagcacttaacaaataacagagttattattattagtacaccttttattcaccccttcctcagcaccatggcacttaataataataatgttggtatttgttaagcgcttactatgtgccgagcactgttctaaacgctggggtagacacaggggaatcaggatgtcccatgtaggactcacagtttttaatctccattttacagatgaggtaaccaaggcacagagaagttaagtgacttgcccacagtcacacagctgacaggtggcagagctgggattcgaactcatgacctctgactccaaagcccgtgctctttccactgagtcacgctgcttctcttgaatacatatccataatttatttattcatatcgatgtccgcctccccctgtctaccaacatgtctgccaactctgttatactgtattctcccatgagCTAAGTACTACTGTCTTCTTTTGCTCCACATTTTGTTACTTTTGGCAGTTCTTAAATAGAAAGTCAAAAGATAAACTTGGATgagaaaacaaaaatcatttcTTACCCCGGGGGGCTTAGTTTTCTTCGGTCACTGCCAAGGAACTTCACCTCTTCTTCCATGTTCTTGTCAGGGGCTGAGGCTCCTACAGCAAGCTGTGGGGAGAGCATCTCCCATTCGTTCTCCTGGGAAACCACTTGCACCGAAAGagctcctgcctcttctccatccacagGCTGCTTCTTCCTTGCCAGGCTTCCTGGACGAGAGGATGCCTCCAGGCCCACAGATTCTTGAGGCCTTTTTTCTCTCAGAGCTTGAGTCTGTGTATCCTCAACCATTTCCGTGACCTTGACAGATTGTCCAGAGCCTGAATCGACCGTCTCTGTCTGGCTGGAACTTTCTTCAGGTGACGTATCGTTCGCTTCAGCATGGCCCAAGACCATCCAACTCTGGTCTTGCCCAGGGCTTTCTGGTGACCTCTTTTCCTCACCCCGACTGAGACACGCAACGGAAGAACTTTCCTCTGATTGGCTATTCCTTTCATTTATTACGGAGGTTGACGGAACTGCATCTTGGGGGCTCTCTGAAAGCCACATTTGCTCTGACCCAAGCTTAGCTCCTTTAAATCCGGTGTCGCGTGCTTTTGTTTCAAGGACATTCTCGTATTCAGAGCTACTCTCTTTATTGGTAACTAGTATGTAGTCCATCTGGAGCGTGCTCTGACCTTCGtagctctcattcacccacatgcCTTTGTTCTTTTCTTGTGCCTTTGGCTCAGGGTCCTCAGCAAGAACCCTTTCCGCTTCTTCTGAGTCCATGGCGATCTGATCAATATCTAAGAGTGGAAAGGAGTAAAGGAAAAGCGTTACTTAAGCATCAGTGTAGACCACAATTTTCCAAGATTCTTCACAAtaaaatatttcaaatgaaaGACTTCGTGCAATGTATTGCTTCGCTAACTCTGTTAGTCACTTCTACGTGCATTgttggggcctgggaatcggtaCATGCAAACATGCAAGGAGTTTTTCTTATGACAGCTTTTCACGGGACCGGATTTCCCAGAGTTAGTATAGCACCATGCATCTCCATAAACTGAACGGAAATTCCACACGTGCACTGCCTTCCTCGGTTCAACAGCCATGCTTTGTTAGTTGGCGAGCATGTCTTACCATCCTGCGGTCCTATGCCTCCACCTGCTGGAGCAGCAGATTTACTGCTTTCCGCTTCGGACCCTTCACAGGAGGACCCCACACTAGATCCCGAATCCAAAGACTGAGCTGCCAGGGCGAGATCTCCCCGAGAGCACACTGCGAACAGCTGGTGAGAGGGTCCCCTCTCTCTCGCCGTGTCTTTCTTGGCAGGCGGTGCAGATAACAgcaactctgccacttcactgTCAGGAGAGTGTTCCACCGCAGCTACCTCGTCCTCTGTTCTTTTTGTCCTGTCAGAAGTGTCCATGAGAGATGACAGATCAAAGGGTGGGGTGTAGAGCACAAGTTGTTGCTCTTTAGAGGGTTCCTCTGGCTGAACATCAGAGCCATAGTGAAAGCGTTCAGGTTTCTTAATCGACTCCTCGTCAACCTGTCGAACAATTTCACCGTATTCCGAATCGCTCTGCGAAGCTTCAGATGGACTGCTGTCCTGTTTAGATGGACGTCCTGCTCCTGAGGTTTCTTGGTCGCTCCCCCAGGTGAATTTATTCGTCACAAACAGGAATTCAGATGGAGTGTCAGGGCCTGAAGCGTTACTGACGTTTAGTTCTTCAACAGCCTCAATCCTGTCAAAACAAATGTCTGGCGTCTCCGGTTGGTCAACTCTCCCTGCAGTCTTCTGAGTAGTTGAGTTTTGTTTGTAGTCAGTTGAGGGGCTTGCATGACTTCTGTCTTGCTGAGGAGAAGTGTTGGCAGCATTTGCGGGAAACAAGTCACCAGTGACCAGCTGTCCATGAGGATAGTCCTCAGCAACAGCAGGTGCGTCTTGGAGGGTGGCAACCATGATGTCTGCATTCCTTGCCCCATTCGAATGAACAGGCAGAGCCCCTGAGCTTTCAGGAGTCACTCTATCTGCTCCTACAGGTTCAAAAGCCAACCTCATTTCTGGGACCATTTCATTTTGGGATTCTACTGAATTCACATCTTTTTCTCTACTTGGTTCAGAAAGTGGTTGGGCTTGGGGAGAGACTTCCCGATCCAGCTTATCGACTATGGCTGGCTCATTGTTCTGGAGAAGTAGAATCTTTTTTCCAAGGTGCATCTCCAGTTCATGATGCCCAAGGATGGAATCAGTGCCTTCTGCTAAATCTGGTTTGGTGAGACCACATTCACCAGCTTCTCCATCAGGCTCCTTCTCAGTGCTGGGAGACTGCTCGGTGTCTTGCTTCAACTCCTGCTCCTGGCACACATCGGGGCTACTGGAGGCCTGGGAATTGCTGTCCTGTTCACAGTTGGTTAACAGATCAGGATTCTCACCCTCTGCTTTCCAACTGCAAGGCTGCTCTACATCAGTCCAGAGATCAGGCACCATAGAGATGCATCTGCTTTCCTGAAAGTTGTTGGGGAGAATATCTGGAACAAATGTGCtccggggagaggcagaaggagtgaGCTCATCCCATCCCGGACTTGGCTTTCTTAACCATTGTGAAGATGGACTGATTGCCACGAAATCCTTTGCTAAAGAAGTGTCTGAGTCTTGGTTTTCACTGGTATCTGATTCTTCTTGCTCCCACAGATGAATTTTCTCGGCCTCTGAACTTGAAGGGTCTGGTACTATTTCTGTATTCTCTTTAGTCTGAGTTAAGTTTGGCTGAGCCAGGTCAGGAGGCGCATTATCTTGATGCTGCTCTCGACGATGGCTTCCTAACAGGTGTTGATCACCGGAAGCCAAAGCAAATTGGTACCCTTTTAAATCCCCTTCTGCCTTACTTTGGCCAAGTGCTCTAGGTTGACCCAGCGGTGTGCTCTTTGAAACCACTTGGCTGTGTTGAATGTCCCAAGATGGTTTGTCATGGTCATACTCCTCGTTATCATACTGGAAAGGTGATCTGTTTTCATCACTAAAGGCATCAATGCACCGTGTTTCTATTGGTTCATGATCACTCTGAATGGGTAGGCCCCATGGATCAAGCTTTTGGTTGACAGAAAGGTCCCTTTTCAAGTCAGAACATTGCCCTGCCACTGGCTTCTCTTTCTGTGCCAGAGGGTTCCACCACTCTGAGTTGTCAGCTGAAAACCCAAGCATTTCTATTTTGGACTTTTGCTTTCGTTTGGCCTTGCTGCTCAGTGTGGTTGGCGGTGGGGTCTTTTCTGTTTCTGAATTAACTGGAgaattcctttcctcttgtcctgaTACAGTTGTCTGTGTGACAGTATCATTCAATGCAGATATATTCCAAATATCGGAATTGATTTGATTTTCAGGTGATGGTCTGGCTTTGACTTCACCCTTGTATGTTTCCCAGTCATCCACACATTTAGAGGATTCTTGAGCTTCATGGTTAGCTGTGGTCAAGTGTGTGTTGCTTTTATCCAATGGATCCCAAATTTTGGAATCATTTTGGGAGTCTTCTTGGGAAGAGGTCATGTTACTCTCTTTTTCCAGTGAGTCTTCACCGTCCAAGCTACCGTCAGTCCCCGAACTCGTTGCATCATGATGGGTGAGCTCAAGCATTTTATGTTCATTTCTTTCTTGGGAAACCAACGGATTTCCTTCCTGAGGGGCACATGACTTTTTGGAACATTCCTCTACTTCAGAACTTGAGAAGGAGAACTGATGGTCGTCACTCTCAGGTGTATCACAAACCTCCACCTTTTCAGGAACTTTGGGACTGAAGCCCTCTTCCGATTCTTCCAGTCTTTTTTTCTCAAAGAGTCCTTCTTCAGAAGTCTCTTCAACATTCCCATCATGAGACACTGATTCTgatctctcatttctccatccaCTCCAGGCATCTTGGTTTTCTTCCTGATGGTCAGTATCAAGCGAATGATCCCAGCTGTGTACATCTGCAGAATGGTCACTTAGGTCAGGGCTCGATGCACTCGAATTTGCATATTCTTTGGCTGAGCCACTCCATACATCATCTCCATCGCGATTACTTCTGACTTGAGAATTGCTTGAAGGGCTATATCTGGGACTTTTAATTTCAAGAACCTCCTTAGCCTCAAGACTAGGGCCAGTGGAGTGTGGGTTACTTCCTATTGATATATTCTTATGTGTGTCTAGAATTTGGGAAACCTCTTCTGGAGGGGTTCGGCGCATATATTCTTCTTCTGCAAATTTATTTTTGGCCTCCTGAACTTCAGAAGATTCATTTTTCTCAAGATTCATTTCAGTTGCCACATGACCTGGTAGAGCTGCATCACTAATGTCTAAACCAGCAGTGTCATTAGAAGACTCTCTTCGATTTGTGACGGGTTCTTCATGTGCATCATTTATCTCCAAATCCTTTCTGGAAGTGTCCATTTCAAAGTCACAAGATCCCAGACTGATGGGAGTTTTGTCAAACAAGCCTTGATGAAGTTCTCCCAAACCTTCTGAGAATTCATTTGCCCGAGGACTAGAGGCAGT carries:
- the PRUNE2 gene encoding protein prune homolog 2 isoform X11, which encodes MQAQVDVNVDLVSPDSGLATIRSSRSSKESSVFLSDDSPVAEGAGPHHSLLPGFESYSPIPEGVIAEEQKPQSGNHSDHFDLFNFDPAPIVTVQSQSSSHSADYSPADDFFPNSDSSEGQPPTESKDLDEMHLLGNDMANYSAGLLMTAADGDSPVEFDGEYSQRQESPRDHSEKSPDLTDFEADESPPTERPQSKVGTRIPPTPMNSLVESSPLVDGPPSFFPEDVIQKINEMDPTKSPQTRMRCGSWWGGFEVDSRNAILQNTEAWSSSEQESVFQSPESWKDHKAIPLDRRASDSVFQQKPSRHLEYPKAGPLELQLARQGFNQADTRKQGEEGGELQGPPTEKSHLPKTSPRGTNHLIEDFAGLWQSSQPPAVDPWASPEGNTRPTNTEPFIVWTKFGKEDSNKALKNAWNAHQAEADLPSVRDPEEWAMAKSGFSFSSDTPVDNASGNPSNQASLEAWDRREDCSEDDQLAFVDPQMAPDSVQKNSQLPMERRNVFTDLKPRAKSFEKVSTWDLYEENVKKEVVETLEPWNNSFLSYRCSDFSTSNVGEDLVVSPLDTNYSTSDSYISPTLGGDEKEIEDKHFAKEAVFGLRDASLHPGEPMLSEADERSQALQQSSSRSRISSGSGNLEMWTGLPQNDAHSETVSSDIIPAPNLDDQGVFKPEHLDPKYFLTEDDGGESSQSSYDDPGMMQMYNETNRQLTLLHSGTNTLQVASENLDLWNRVILEDTQSTATISDMDNDLDWDDSNVGMEVVADGKTQAYRNEVSEPETRFSVRQVEPWSVECQEDNQGGWELHSSSATSELGKDVAPSEVKILDETSRQLTSGSIWDAALKDESLPSLSYPNSSCVANLEESKSAPETPDSLGKDRESDSPETPEVLGTEQLEIIIPPALLTNPVGQEMWKRTFEGNTESSASSPENEEHSEHSDTWNDGVYRHSEIDQAEQENTEHINKKNGRECPALDPAPQSSSGSSEREEGDREANSPIAVQNQGTWDELVKSSSPSTASSPRANEFSEGLGELHQGLFDKTPISLGSCDFEMDTSRKDLEINDAHEEPVTNRRESSNDTAGLDISDAALPGHVATEMNLEKNESSEVQEAKNKFAEEEYMRRTPPEEVSQILDTHKNISIGSNPHSTGPSLEAKEVLEIKSPRYSPSSNSQVRSNRDGDDVWSGSAKEYANSSASSPDLSDHSADVHSWDHSLDTDHQEENQDAWSGWRNERSESVSHDGNVEETSEEGLFEKKRLEESEEGFSPKVPEKVEVCDTPESDDHQFSFSSSEVEECSKKSCAPQEGNPLVSQERNEHKMLELTHHDATSSGTDGSLDGEDSLEKESNMTSSQEDSQNDSKIWDPLDKSNTHLTTANHEAQESSKCVDDWETYKGEVKARPSPENQINSDIWNISALNDTVTQTTVSGQEERNSPVNSETEKTPPPTTLSSKAKRKQKSKIEMLGFSADNSEWWNPLAQKEKPVAGQCSDLKRDLSVNQKLDPWGLPIQSDHEPIETRCIDAFSDENRSPFQYDNEEYDHDKPSWDIQHSQVVSKSTPLGQPRALGQSKAEGDLKGYQFALASGDQHLLGSHRREQHQDNAPPDLAQPNLTQTKENTEIVPDPSSSEAEKIHLWEQEESDTSENQDSDTSLAKDFVAISPSSQWLRKPSPGWDELTPSASPRSTFVPDILPNNFQESRCISMVPDLWTDVEQPCSWKAEGENPDLLTNCEQDSNSQASSSPDVCQEQELKQDTEQSPSTEKEPDGEAGECGLTKPDLAEGTDSILGHHELEMHLGKKILLLQNNEPAIVDKLDREVSPQAQPLSEPSREKDVNSVESQNEMVPEMRLAFEPVGADRVTPESSGALPVHSNGARNADIMVATLQDAPAVAEDYPHGQLVTGDLFPANAANTSPQQDRSHASPSTDYKQNSTTQKTAGRVDQPETPDICFDRIEAVEELNVSNASGPDTPSEFLFVTNKFTWGSDQETSGAGRPSKQDSSPSEASQSDSEYGEIVRQVDEESIKKPERFHYGSDVQPEEPSKEQQLVLYTPPFDLSSLMDTSDRTKRTEDEVAAVEHSPDSEVAELLLSAPPAKKDTARERGPSHQLFAVCSRGDLALAAQSLDSGSSVGSSCEGSEAESSKSAAPAGGGIGPQDDIDQIAMDSEEAERVLAEDPEPKAQEKNKGMWVNESYEGQSTLQMDYILVTNKESSSEYENVLETKARDTGFKGAKLGSEQMWLSESPQDAVPSTSVINERNSQSEESSSVACLSRGEEKRSPESPGQDQSWMVLGHAEANDTSPEESSSQTETVDSGSGQSVKVTEMVEDTQTQALREKRPQESVGLEASSRPGSLARKKQPVDGEEAGALSVQVVSQENEWEMLSPQLAVGASAPDKNMEEEVKFLGSDRRKLSPPGPLPEDVGMDIPFEEGALSPNSPDIRPEPPNSLDLNGSHPRKIKLTAPNINLSLDQSEGSLLSDDNLDTPDELDINVDDLDTPDEADSFEYPGHEGQVAVRNAREPQEKESVIPEYTAEEEREDNRLWRTVVIGEQEQRIDMKVIEPYKRVIAHGGDSGYYGDGLNAIIVFAACFLPDSSRADYNYVMENLFLYVISTLELMVAEDYMIVYLNGATPRRKMPGLGWMKKCYQMIDRRLRKNLKSFIIVHPSWFIRTILAVTRPFIRSEGRVKTD